GATGTTCTGCGTGAATATATTGAGAAAGAAGGCAACCCGGCCATGGTGATGGCCATTGGCCCCCTGCCTATGATGAGGGCAGTTGCCAATATGACCAAGGAATATGGTATTAAAACAATGGTCAGCCTAAACTCCATTATGGTGGATGGAACAGGTATGTGTGGGGCCTGTCGTGTAACCATTGGTGGAGAAACTAAATTTGTGTGTGTTGATGGCCCAGAATTCGACGGCCATCTGGTAGATTTCGAAGAACAGTTGATGCGTTCCCGGCAGTATAAATCAGAAGAACAGCAGGCTATGCAACAGAGCAGTTGTGGTTGTGGGGGAGGAGGTAAATGCCATGGCTAAACAAATTATCCCTAAAAAGCACCCCATGCCCCACCAAGATCCTAAGGTAAGGGCTAAGAACTTTGATGAAGTGGCACTGGGCTATACAGAAGAATTAGCTTTGGCAGAAGCTGAACGCTGCCTTAAATGCAAAAATCCGATGTGTATGAAAGGTTGTCCCGTTAGTGTAGATATTCCTGAATTTATCGCCCATGTCAAGGAACGTAAATATGAGGAAGCAGCTAAGGTTATCAAACGTACCAACGCTCTGCCGGCTGTATGTGGACGGGTATGCCCCCAGGAGAACCAGTGCGAGAAATTCTGTATTGTTGGTAAAAAGAATGAGCCAGTGGCCATCGGTCGTTTAGAGCGCTTTGTCGGTGATTATATGGTTAACAAAGAAGCTGAGATTGAAAAGGCGGAAGCTACCGGCTATAAAGTGGCCATCGTTGGCTCTGGGCCCGCAGGTTTAGCCTGTGCTGCGGATTTGGCACGATTAGGCCACAGTGTTACCATGTTTGAGGCATTGCATACCCCCGGTGGTGTGTTGATGTATGGTATTCCGGAATTCCGGTTACCCAAGGCTATTGTGCAGAAGGAAATCCAAAATTTAAAGAAAATGGGCGTTGAAATTGAAACAAACGCCATTGTCGGTCAAATTGCTTCCCTGGATGAATTGTTGCAGGAAGAAGGTTTTGATGCTGTATTCCTGGGCACAGGTGCAGGTACACCCTACTTTATGAACCTGCCAGGGGAAAACTATAACGGGGTTTATTCAGCCAATGAATTTTTAACCCGTTCCAATTTAATGAAAGCCTATTGCTTCCCCCAGTGTGATACACCTATTAAGGTAGGTAAGAAGGTAGCAGTTTTAGGCGGTGGCAATGTTGCCATGGATGCAGCCCGTACAGCTCTTCGGTTGGGTGCAGAGGATGTCTATATTGTTTATCGTCGCTCCCGGGCAGAACTACCAGCCCGACTAGAGGAAGTTGAACATGCTGAGGAGGAAGGCGTCCAATTCCTATTCTTAACCAACCCAACCAAATATGTTGGAAGTGAAGAAGGCTGGTTAACTGGTTTACAATGTATAAAAATGGAATTGGGCGAGCCCGATGCCTCCGGACGCCGGAAACCCGTTCCAATTGATGGGAGCGAATTTGTTCTACCGGTGGATGTGGCCATTGTAGCCATCGGTCAAGGACCGAATCCGCTACTGACCAAGACTACTCCTGATTTGGAAACTAACAAGCGGGGTAATATTACGGCCGATGAAACGGGAAAAACCTCTAAAGAGGGGGTTTATGCCGGTGGAGACGTTGTAACCGGTGCAGCCACAGTCATTAAGGCCATGGGAGCAGGTCGCGTTGCAGCCACTAGTATTCATGAGTACTTAATGGGCAAAGGACCTAAGAAAAACTAGTCGTCAAGTAAAAGTGTATCGCTTCTGCGGGGGCGATACACTTTTAGCTTAGCCTAACTTCATAGATAGATTTATAAAATATTGAAAGGAATAATCAAATGAAAATCCTTTCTGTATCTGATTTAACAAAATACATCAAGAGAAAATTAGAAAGTGACTCTTTCTTAGCTAATATTTGGGTAAAAGGGGAAATATCTAATCTTAAACTGCACAGTTCAGGACATATTTATTTAACACTGAAGGACAAGGAATGCTGTCTGAAAGTTGTTATGTTCCGTTCCCGTGCCAGAGGTTTGGTGTTCCGGCCGGAAAACGGTATGTCTGTGATTATTCAAGGTTACCTTTCAGTTTATGAAAGGGATGGCAGCTATCAGTTATATGCCGAAGCCATGGAACCAGATGGGGTGGGAGCTTTGTATATTGCCTTAGAGCAGCTTAAACAAAAGCTCTCAGCCCAGGGGTATTTTGATAAGGAAAGAAAACGGCCCATTCCCAGAGTACCTAAGGTTATTGGTATTGTTACTTCCCCCACAGGGGCTGCCATCCAAGATATGCTAAACATCATAGGACGACGTTGGCCCAACGTTCATATCATTGTAGCGCCGGTTTTAGTACAGGGGGAAGGTGCAGCAAACTCCATCAGTCGGGGCATTATACAAATGAATCACCTGGGTACAGTGGACGTTATAATCGTAGGTAGAGGTGGTGGCTCGCTGGAGGAACTATGGGCCTTTAATACCGAGGCAGTGGCCATGGCCATCGTTCAGTCCAAGATCCCTGTCATATCAGCGGTAGGCCATGAAACGGATTTCACAGTAGCGGATATGGTGGCTGATTTACGTGCCCCTACGCCATCCGCTGCGGCTGAGTTAGTAGTTCCCGATGGTAAAGAAATGAGCCGCTATCTGGAGACCTTAGAAAAAAGATTGGCAAAAGGGATGGGAGGCTATCTAGAAAGGGCACAGCAGAGAGTGGTAAAGTGCCTTGCCATCCCTTCCATGCAAAGACCGTTCTTAATTACTGGCAATAGGCAACAAACGTTGGATACACTTACGAGTAATTTATATAGGGCAGGCAAGCTTTGTATTGCAGACAGAACCACCCAGCTTGCCAATTTAGCTGGCAAGCTAAATGTACTAAGCCCGCTGGCTACCCTCTCCAGAGGCTATGGCATTTGTACCACCACCGGTGGAGAAATTGTCTCGGACACCAAAGGTGTCGCAGTGGGACAGACAGTGCAAGTTGTGCTGCATAAGGGTAAGCTTCTCTGCCAAGTTGAAGAAAAGACTGAATGAAGATAGGCAGACTGCATAATTTGAGGAAGGAGATCCTATGACAAAAATTTTAGATGGGAAAAAAATTGCATCCATACTTCGGGAAGAGTTAAAGCAAGATATTATAACCCTAAAAGAAAGAGGTATTGAACCTAAATTAGCAGTGGTGCTGGTTGGAGAGGACCCAGCCTCAGTGGCCTATGCAAAATTT
This genomic interval from Desulforamulus reducens MI-1 contains the following:
- the gltA gene encoding NADPH-dependent glutamate synthase — protein: MAKQIIPKKHPMPHQDPKVRAKNFDEVALGYTEELALAEAERCLKCKNPMCMKGCPVSVDIPEFIAHVKERKYEEAAKVIKRTNALPAVCGRVCPQENQCEKFCIVGKKNEPVAIGRLERFVGDYMVNKEAEIEKAEATGYKVAIVGSGPAGLACAADLARLGHSVTMFEALHTPGGVLMYGIPEFRLPKAIVQKEIQNLKKMGVEIETNAIVGQIASLDELLQEEGFDAVFLGTGAGTPYFMNLPGENYNGVYSANEFLTRSNLMKAYCFPQCDTPIKVGKKVAVLGGGNVAMDAARTALRLGAEDVYIVYRRSRAELPARLEEVEHAEEEGVQFLFLTNPTKYVGSEEGWLTGLQCIKMELGEPDASGRRKPVPIDGSEFVLPVDVAIVAIGQGPNPLLTKTTPDLETNKRGNITADETGKTSKEGVYAGGDVVTGAATVIKAMGAGRVAATSIHEYLMGKGPKKN
- the xseA gene encoding exodeoxyribonuclease VII large subunit, with the protein product MKILSVSDLTKYIKRKLESDSFLANIWVKGEISNLKLHSSGHIYLTLKDKECCLKVVMFRSRARGLVFRPENGMSVIIQGYLSVYERDGSYQLYAEAMEPDGVGALYIALEQLKQKLSAQGYFDKERKRPIPRVPKVIGIVTSPTGAAIQDMLNIIGRRWPNVHIIVAPVLVQGEGAANSISRGIIQMNHLGTVDVIIVGRGGGSLEELWAFNTEAVAMAIVQSKIPVISAVGHETDFTVADMVADLRAPTPSAAAELVVPDGKEMSRYLETLEKRLAKGMGGYLERAQQRVVKCLAIPSMQRPFLITGNRQQTLDTLTSNLYRAGKLCIADRTTQLANLAGKLNVLSPLATLSRGYGICTTTGGEIVSDTKGVAVGQTVQVVLHKGKLLCQVEEKTE